From a region of the Helianthus annuus cultivar XRQ/B chromosome 5, HanXRQr2.0-SUNRISE, whole genome shotgun sequence genome:
- the LOC110942330 gene encoding uncharacterized protein LOC110942330, with amino-acid sequence MAKKRKSLATSLDEVDRTMYSSFCNAANSLSQLYSQAMSHQKLSFLSGERHGLEKLYQWISKQDAEGLRVTSEDILAYIEAELDLSVEDPPTAPRTAQQNQQVTNPFISSASSSGPNNDQQSKNYIFSNALSSPVRRSLQNYHISQEAYGVKNNDHQDSSMDMHADSTGHDSTQ; translated from the exons ATGGCGAAAAAGAGGAAATCATTGGCAACGAGCCTCGACGAAGTGGATCGGACGATGTACTCTTCGTTCTGCAACGCCGCTAATTCTCTCTCGCAGCTTTATTCGCAGGCCATGAGTCATCAGAAGCTCTCATTTCTCTCCGGTGAACGCCATGGTTTG gaaaaGCTCTATCAATGGATTTCTAAGCAAGATGCTGAAGGTTTGAGAGTGACCTCTGAAGACATACTAGCCTATATCGAG GCTGAGCTAGACTTATCCGTGGAGGACCCACCAACGGCTCCAAGAACCGCACAGCAGAACCAGCAAGTCACCAACCCTTTTATAAGTTCTGCGTCATCTAGTGGGCCAAACAACGATCAACAATCCAAAAACTACATTTTCTCAAACGCTTTATCGAGCCCTGTTCGTCGAAGCCTTCAAAACTATCATATATCTCAAGAAGCGTATGGTGTCAAGAATAATGATCATCAAGATTCTTCAATGGACATGCATGCAGATAGCACAGGTCATGATTCTACTCAATAA
- the LOC110942329 gene encoding uncharacterized protein LOC110942329 has translation MLLAVEGGRFFSSSATGYSNGLSLLLLGQKKEEKPMRVTPWAQYHLVDQTTDPNLQLAANKSRGACRCASLTCFGCAATGLESPSVGPAQNQQDVVKSSSRLEKVDENSQPSNLAEGDGDGDTNGVNAVSLKSSLKKRASTVTVTASVAENKCDEVEPEPVHQSARRSVHWTDVTGGELCEILEFEPSEHSDSDDEFENSTGKTCSCTIM, from the exons ATGTTATTAGCAGTGGAAGGAGGAAGGTTTTTCTCTTCCTCAGCGACGGGCTACAGTAACGGGCTAAGCCTACTTCTATTGGGCCAGAAAAAAGAGGAGAAGCCCATGAGAGTTACCCCGTGGGCTCAGTACCATTTGGTGGACCAAACAACCGACCCGAACCTCCAACTGGCTGCCAATAAGAGCCGCGGTGCCTGCAGGTGTGCCTCGCTCACCTGCTTCGGTTGCGCAGCCACAGGGCTCGAGAGCCCGTCTGTGGGACCCGCCCAGAATCAGCAAGATGTCGTTAAAAGTTCTTCTCGTTTAGAAAAAGTTGACGAAAATTCTCAACCCTCAAATTTGGCGGaaggtgatggtgatggtgatacTAATGGCGTAAACGCAGTTTCGCTTAAAAGCAGCTTGAAGAAACGGGCCTCGACTGTTACTGTTACTGCCTCGGTTGCAGAAAATAAGTGTGATGAGGTTGAACCCGAGCCCGTACACCAAAGTGCTAGAAGGAGCGTGCATTGGACCGATGTTACAGGCGGAGAACTTTGTGAGATTCTGGAATTTGAGCCCAG CGAGCACAGTGATTCAGATGATGAATTTGAAAACAGCACTGGGAAAACATGTTCGTGTACGATAATGTAG
- the LOC110942328 gene encoding probable serine/threonine-protein kinase At1g54610, translated as MGCAPTKPLVDATTHQGLHKLKMENGYVRGSRKSTSGGRSSGSSGGSGRKEKAVSGREMEGTRRSNGSGGGTGGSSSGGGGRGGSDGGVARRGSSVPVRSDELDELVDGWPKWLTDNVPKHALDGLVPKSAEAYDKLDKIGSGTYSNVYKARDRKTKKIVALKKVRFDTSEPESVKFMAREIMMLRKLDHPNIVKLEGLATSRMQYSLYLVFDYMHTDLSRIISRPDERLTEPQVKFYMKQLLSGLQHCHERGILHRDIKGSNLLIDKDGNLKIADFGLANHYDSKKPVPLTNRVVTLWYRSPELLLGTTIYGPGIDLWSAGCLLAEMFAGWPIMPGRTEVEQLHKIFKLCGTPSSDYWKKLKLSTTFRPPHSYKPNLHEAFRDYPKSALGLLMVLLALDPAYRGSAGSALQHEFFHTSPWACDHSGLPVIQVDEDDLAQTTEPRKHRKSRTRQKSRTLRDQQTKDQTNENPNPDSTSLKEEVEKRVEVVRETNEPLMTKTSLSSSGVEPSPTDEILAPLPSPVGNLYQRYQRQMSESHPNAKMNIKNRPPLPGAKRISSNFNGTIDDTTLTHVPRSSSTRE; from the exons ATGGGTTGTGCTCCAACAAAGCCATTAGTGGATGCCACAACACATCAAGGTCTTCACAAACTCAAGATGGAAAATGGGTATGTGAGAGGGTCAAGAAAGTCAACTTCCGGTGGCCGGAGTTCCGGAAGCTCCGGCGGCAGTGGTCGGAAGGAGAAGGCGGTGAGTGGTAGAGAAATGGAAGGGACGCGGAGAAGTaatggtagtggtggtggtacGGGTGGTagtagtagtggtggtggtggtcgtggtGGTAGTGATGGTGGTGTGGCACGGAGGGGTAGTAGTGTGCCCGTGAGATCGGATGAGCTTGATGAGTTGGTGGATGGGTGGCCGAAATGGTTGACGGATAATGTCCCGAAACATGCACTTGATGGTTTGGTACCAAAGAGTGCGGAAGCTTATGATAAACTCGATAAG ATCGGTTCAGGTACCTACAGCAACGTATACAAGGCACGAGATCGAAAAACCAAGAAAATCGTAGCTCTTAAGAAGGTTCGTTTCGACACTTCTGAACCCGAAAGCGTCAAGTTTATGGCCCGCGAAATCATGATGTTGCGAAAGCTAGATCATCCCAACATTGTGAAGCTTGAAGGTTTAGCAACATCTAGAATGCAATATAGTTTGTATCTCGTATTCGACTATATGCACACCGACTTATCGAGGATCATTTCTCGGCCCGATGAAAGGCTCACCGAACCTCAG GTGAAATTTTACATGAAACAACTGCTTTCGGGGCTGCAACATTGTCACGAAAGAGGGATTTTGCATCGCGATATTAAGGGATCGAATTTGCTAATCGATAAAGATGGGAACTTAAAGATAGCCGATTTCGGGCTTGCAAACCATTATGATTCGAAAAAACCAGTTCCGCTTACTAACCGTGTTGTTACGCTTTGGTATCGATCACCCGAGCTATTGTTAGGTACGACGATCTATGGGCCAGGTATCGATCTTTGGAGCGCTGGCTGTCTCTTAGCAGAAATGTTTGCCGGATGGCCGATTATGCCCGGGAGGACCGAG GTGGAGCAACTTCACAAGATTTTCAAGCTTTGTGGCACACCGTCGTCTGATTACTGGAAGAAACTAAAGTTGTCAACGACGTTTAGACCACCACATTCATACAAACCGAATCTTCATGAAGCTTTTAGAGACTATCCGAAGTCAGCGTTGGGACTTTTAATGGTTCTTCTGGCTCTAGATCCTGCTTATCGCGGTTCTGCTGGATCTGCTCTCCAACACGAG TTCTTTCACACAAGCCCGTGGGCGTGTGATCATAGTGGTTTGCCCGTGATTCAAGTAGACGAGGATGATTTGGCTCAAACAACTGAGCCTAGGAA GCATAGAAAGTCGAGGACACGACAAAAGTCGAGAACACTAAGAGATCAACAAACAAAGGATCAAACGAACGAAAATCCAAATCCGGATTCGACTTCTTTGAAAGAG GAAGTCGAAAAGAGAGTGGAGGTCGTTAGAGAAACCAACGAGCCCCTAATGACCAAAACAAGTCTATCTTCATCCGGTGTCGAGCCAAGCCCAACAGACGAGATTTTGGCTCCTTTACCATCACCCGTCGGAAACTTATATCAACGGTACCAAAGACAAATGAGTGAATCACACCCGAATGCAAAAATGAACATTAAAAACCGGCCCCCATTGCCCGGTGCAAAGAGAATATCAAGCAACTTTAACGGTACGATTGATGATACAACCCTAACCCATGTTCCGAGATCCTCGTCTACACGAGAGTAG
- the LOC110942327 gene encoding protein S-acyltransferase 8 encodes MAKRVYEVWKGRNKFFLGGRLIFGPDAKSLLATFSLIVVPVIIFCIFVGRHLRHEFSSYNAGYAVIVAAILYTIYVLVLLLLTSARDPGIVPRNAHPPEEEFTYETGGRQTPSLQFPRTKEVMVNGISVRVKYCDTCMLYRPPRCSHCSVCNNCVERFDHHCPWVGQCIGMRNYPFFFLFVSSSTLLCIYVFSMSAYYMKVLMNDSEGTGTVWGAMKESPASVVLMAYCFISLWFVGGLTGFHLYLISSNQTTYENFRYRSDNRYNVYNRGCINNFLEVFCTRIKPSRNKFRDLVQEVPQPPPAAARESATNDAGPEDRRVKVEDDLDIGGDLLKISQRHNFEGIESDIRSRGNDQ; translated from the exons ATGGCGAAAAGGGTTTACGAAGTTTGGAAAGGGAGAAat AAATTTTTTCTTGGAGGGAGATTGATATTCGGTCCAGACGCCAAGTCTCTGCTTGCTACATTTTCACTGATTGTTGTTCCCGTTATTATTTTTTGTATATTCGTTGGAAGACATCTTCGCCATGAATTCTCGTCATATAATGCAGGATACGCCGTCATTGTAGCAGCAATCCTCTATACAATCTAT GTATTGGTGCTGCTGCTTCTTACTTCAGCCCGTGATCCCGGGATAGTTCCCCGTAACGCACACCCGCCCGAAGAAGAATTTACATACGAAACAGGGGGAAGACAAACACCATCGTTACAGTTCCCGAGAACCAAAGAAGTTATGGTCAATGGGATTTCAGTCAGAGTCAAATATTGCGACACGTGTATGCTTTATCGCCCTCCTCGTTGCTCTCATTGTTCCGTTTGTAACAATTGTGTCGAACGGTTCGATCACCACTGCCCTTGGGTGGGCCAATGTATTGGGATG CGGAATTATCCTTTCTTCTTTCTATTTGTGTCGTCATCAACGCTTCTATGCATCTATGTGTTTTCGATGTCGGCTTATTACATGAAGGTCTTGATGAACGATAGCGAGGGTACGGGTACGGTTTGGGGTGCGATGAAAGAATCCCCTGCATCGGTTGTTTTAATGGCGTATTGTTTTATTTCACTTTGGTTTGTCGGTGGCCTCACGGGTTTTCATCTTTACCTCATCAGTTCAAACCAG ACGACCTATGAAAACTTCCGGTACAGATCAGACAACCGATACAACGTTTATAACCGAGGTTGTATAAACAACTTTCTAGAAGTTTTCTGCACGAGAATCAAGCCATCAAGGAACAAATTCCGGGATCTAGTCCAAGAAGTGCCCCAGCCGCCACCAGCCGCCGCTCGAGAATCCGCCACCAATGACGCGGGCCCTGAAGACCGCCGTGTGAAGGTTGAAGATGACCTAGATATCGGTGgagatttattaaagatttctcaacGTCATAACTTCGAAGGGATTGAATCGGATATACGCAGCAGAGGAAATGATCAATGA